The Paenibacillus mucilaginosus 3016 genome includes the window TCTGGCGGAGAATGGCTACCTCAAGGTGAAGCTCCCCATCCCCCCATACCGCACCGACGGCATCGCGGATCGCCGGAGGCACATTGTTATTCGGTGAATCCGTATAAGGATCGTCGAAGATGAGATCCTCGGTAATTTTGCACAGTTCCGGATTGATGAACCGCTTCACGCGTTCCTTCTTCTCCTGCTGGTTCAAGCCGAGATCCGACGTGTAAAAAAGAGTATGGGCCAAAAAGCGTCCGATGTGCCCGGCGAACAGCGGGTACCGGTTGCCTTCGATGAGACCGCGGCGCATGATGACATGGTCGCTCAGATCCTGCATCACCGTCAGAGCCAGATCCGGCTCGTAAACATGTACATGCGGCACGAGATCCGGGCACAGCGATTCCTGAATCATCAGCGCTTCGCTTTCGATGCGGGCGCGGTCGAGTGTCAGCGGCCACGATTCGCCAACCACCTTGGCGTAAGGCAGCGCCTGCTTCAGGATGATACTGCGGCCGGTGGAGGGCTCAGAGATATGAAAGACGAGATTGAGGTTCCCGTCGCCGATTTCACGAGATACGAGTTCGGACTCTGCATGGAAGAGGTCGGGCAGCCGGCGCGCATATTCAATGGCTTCAGCTTCCGTAAGCGGATGGTAAGCAGACATGAGTGGTTATTCCTCCTTATTGGATAAGCAAACTATCATTTCACTCTAGTATAAAGGAAACCGGGCTCCGTTGGAAGGAGCAGTCCGTGTGCGTTCCGGGGAGCGGCGGCTCTTTTTTACAAAAGATTCACATGGGCATGACGCCGGGTTAATTCAGTCCTCCGATAATGGAGATATGACACAATCCGGCGGAGGAATAAGGATGAAGACGCGGATGGACAGTTTGTGGCTGGCGGGAATCGCTCTCGCGGCCTGGTGGATCGTGGCCCTGCTGATGCCGGCGCAGCCTGCGGACAGTCTGTCCGGAGTCCAGGCCGGAGTGACCTATACAGCTTCCCTGCAGGACGACGACGTTCGAAGCGAGAATGACTATGTATACCGGGAGGCCCGAAATCCCGAGGATCCACGCTGAGCGGACGGACAGAGTTTCTTCGTCTTAGGTTAACCGCAGCGGACGAACCGTACCCGGAGGACCGCCTGATTCCCGAAGAGATATAGAGAAAATAACAGATAAAGGCGGATACGCCAAAAAGGGAGGGCAGAAGCGCCTTCCCTTTCTTGCTTGTAACGCCCAGCATGGGCGTCATCTCTA containing:
- the mtnK gene encoding S-methyl-5-thioribose kinase; translation: MSAYHPLTEAEAIEYARRLPDLFHAESELVSREIGDGNLNLVFHISEPSTGRSIILKQALPYAKVVGESWPLTLDRARIESEALMIQESLCPDLVPHVHVYEPDLALTVMQDLSDHVIMRRGLIEGNRYPLFAGHIGRFLAHTLFYTSDLGLNQQEKKERVKRFINPELCKITEDLIFDDPYTDSPNNNVPPAIRDAVGAVWGDGELHLEVAILRQKFLTSAQALLHGDLHTGSIFITQESTKVIDPEFAYYGPMGFDIGAVFANLLLNFAAQEGWSADEASRRDFRAYLTGTIRDTWNNFEREFRRLWDAHGVDRMSRTAGYQDYYMRTLLQDTFGFTGAKMVRRVHGLAQVADINSLTDEAAKERAQRIALSIGTTLIKFNRQASSIEQLIEIADKAVQ